In Mangifera indica cultivar Alphonso chromosome 7, CATAS_Mindica_2.1, whole genome shotgun sequence, the genomic window TGTCGAACCCCTCCACCTAATTCAGCATCAGTGTTGTTCACATGAAGAGCTGAGATTTTCCGGCCAGAAGAAGAAACAGATAGTAATGCTTGAGGATTTTGAGAGTTAACATCCCACAATGATATTGATTCAGATTCAGCTATAACCACTTTCCCTCTATTTCTCCATTGCAAAGGGCTAGAATAATCCATTGCTAACACAGGCTTTTGAACCTCCCATTTCATAATTTGCTCACCATCTCTGATGTCGTTAATTTTGACAACCTTCTGATGGGTGGCAGTTGAGACAATCAGAGGTCCACATGGTTTATACCACCATTGCCGACTTTCTGGTAGCAAAACACTGGACAAAGCATTTCTagtatacatattattattaggtAAAGGAGCAAGAACTCTTCTAGAAGTTGTTGTTCCTTCACCTTCAACATGGAAAGCTCTCACATCTTTGGTATAAAAATCCCATGAACAAAATCCTGAATCAAGAGTATTACCAGCGGATGCAGCTACAACATATCTTCCTGAGCAGCCATCTGCACTAGCTGCACGAATTATCCAACAATCTCTCCAGATCGTAGGTGAAACTCCTGCTGGGGCATTGTACACAGCCTTATCCTGAAACAGTGTGGACCATCATTATACACATCCCAAGTGATATTCCATTAGTTAGGTTTCATCCACGAAAATATCattctctttatattaatataaaatcatatggATTTGTGTCAGCTGCAGTATAAACATGATTTGGCTTGAGGAGTGAGCATCTAGAAAACAATTACAATACATTTATAAGGAAGCATTAGTAAACCTGCAAATTCCTTGGGGAAGAAGCATGTAAAAGCAGGCATTACACGCGGAAATGTGAAATATGACAGATATTCATAACAGCTCTGATTTAAGCGAAAATTCCGTTGACCAGaacaagttgaaaattttaacaaagaaaCTCATATGGACATTTTAAACACAGACAAGATTATGTACCTCACAATTAGCTATATCATAGAAGGAGCACGAGCCATCATCATGAGCAAGAAGAACCGACTCTCCTTCTGAGACAAACCATCCTCCTGTTGAAGTCTTTAGGCCTATTTCATTCAGCTGATAAATGCAACTATCTTCAGTCTGCTTCCCTGTTATATTTTCTGGTACATTCTCCTGATCTTCAAACTCATCAAACCTCTCATCAGTCGTGAGAATGAGGTCTGCATCACTTTTACCATTGAACACATTCGACAAACCTTGCTCTCCTGAATTCACAGCCTCATCTGTTTCAAGAACTTCACAACACTCCAAGTCCAAACCACCCTGTCCATCAGTAAAGGTAACAGCAGATTGATCCTTATTCAGTGAAGCCAAAAATTCTAAAGCTATTGGGTTGTCCTCAATAGGACTCAACAACTTCTCCACCTTTAAATTGTTACTGGGTCCAGCAGTGTTTGGTTCAAGACTTCCAGAGCTCCCTGATGATGATTTCAATGAGATTCGATTTCTGAGCAACTTATGATGGGGGAATAACCTAGCTTCTAATTCCTCACTTTTCAATTCACCACGCAAACTATTTACACTTTCCATTCTTTGACATTTACTCTTCTCAACAATGTTGCTACCTGAATTATCATTTCCCACATATTTCACACCAGCAATTTTACCCTCAGAATCACCTGCAACATTATCCATGGCCTTCTCAATCCCCGATATCTTTTCCTGAATATCAGAAAGAATCACCTTTGTGGCATCTGGGTTATTCATATCCAACATTTCTTTAGTCCTCTTAATATCTGATGCAATTCTCTTCACCTTTCCTTCTAAAAAAGTGAGCTTCTCATGAAGCTTACTAGGATAGTTGATTCCAACTCGAGTACTTGAAACTTCTTCATTGACACCCTTCCCTTTAGAAGTCTCCAAAACCTTGGAATCACTAATAGATTTCTGACCAGATTCCTTTAAATCCAAATCAACACAAGCCCCAATCTTTTCAATCTTATCATAATGTTTGAAGCTTACATCTGTATCAGAAATCTCAACTTTGGAGCCACTTTTTGGACAACCCTTTTCATGACGCTTCTCATTGCTTCCATTAACACTAATAACTCCATTTCTTTTCCCCAAGGTTGAGGTCAAATAAACGTCTTTTTCACAACTACTACGTAAAACCTTAACCCCACTTAAATTCATCTCTTGTTCACACTTTTTCTCCATCTTAACCCCAATcgcattattttctttaaaatcacTGAAATGCCTTTTCTCATTACTACCCAATTCAGtctttttcatattaaaatccCTAGACCCCTTCTTCTCAACAGTTACCCTAGCGACCTTATCTTTCTTCACATCACTAAAAACTCTAATAAATTCAGATGGACTCTGGCTCCTACCTCTTGGGGCCGATGAAGTGGACCTCCGAACGCGCGAATCTCTGTTTTCTCCGGCCGATTTCTCAACACGTGGCAGTGAACGCATCGTTGGCTTCTGAGACCGAAGAGCAAGCCTAGGGTTTTCCTTCCCTGAAGAAGATTTCTTGAGAGCTGAACTAAAGTTGTTGGAGATTGAATTTGGGGTTTGAGGTTTAGTTCCACCGCCGCGATCTGTTTGGCGGTGAACAGGTAAAGAAGACATGGGTACTTTGGTAAATTAGCAGTAGATGGGAGGTATGTGATTTTAAGAATGTGAAGTGATTTGTgtattttttgagtttaaaatgaAGGGGGAATGGGCGGGAAATGGATGTcattttgagttttgaattttctttagaTTGGGTGCCTGACCACTGCGGACATTAAGTGTAAGCACTTCAAATATTTTGTGAGCCAGAAGACTGTTTTCACGCAgggtttgataaaataacatgttTTACCCATTAAGTTTGAAAGAACTGTTTTTACAcctacttataaaattttaaaaatctgttaaatttatttgacaCAACGGGAGGAATATATTGCCCGAAATGCAATATGTTTGGAAAACATAGCAAAAGTTTAGAGAGTAGACAGACCTCCATAACAAAGAAGTGGTCTCTTCTTAATGCGACGATATAGTGAATACTTAACGTTCGAGCAACTTTGGCATACCACAATAAGTAAGACTGGAtttgaactaaatcaatttaagTTAGTATGATATTCAActttatttaagttaaagttttagtttaataattcaatttaaatctttctcgataatattatttattctactgacaaaatttataatttcgtcAATGACACCATTTATCATCTCAAAAACCCTATGACATCTCCAACTACCATAAATAAACTTGAATTGTCTATTTAGGATTTGAATCGAACTCAAGTTTGCTCTTGTTTTagctcaatttgatttgaatatcgACCAAACAATGAGCATATGGATAAATCATGTAAAAAACGTATTGATAACTTATGTCACTTAAATGTATATAGGTGTATAAAGTGATTATATGGGTTcttataatataactaatattagtaaattagtCCGAGAATGGGTTAAATAAGAGtgaaaatatgagattttagtataaaaattagattaagattatatttttttttagagcACTTCTCTCAATTCCAAGACTTCTTTATatactataaaatttgtttttaaacgtgatttaattatttgtctaaAATAGAGTAGTTGACTCTAAAAaggatatataaatttaaaaaaatcccGTGGAATAAGCATTTCGTGCAAAGGAATGTGTGTTCCaatttacaagttttaaaaCGAACTCTCTTTGTAAAAAGTTACTCGTTTTTGAGTGGAATAACTTAAAATCTTATGAAATGACCAATGTTTCTAACACAATGTTAGCATGCACACTTAGAAATAAAGAGTTTTTGAACTCATACTTACACTCCAAAAATTAGGAAGTAAATGTTGTGCGAGTAAACTTTACCTTTTAATAATTGTACCTTAAACAACACCTAGTTACCACATGGCAAATGTCCGATGAGCACCCAACATTCAAACAACTTAAGCACCACATCAAGTGTTTAGGCTACTCCTGCAAAGAGCGTATGGATAACTCATATCGCTTAAATGTATATAGTCAGGTAAAGTGAATACTCTAGGTCCCACCTTAATAATGGGAATGATTTATTTCCTCCAATAAGAGAAAGTATTAAGTTGTAAGATTATCGTCAAAGTGTTTgccatcaaataaaatatcaagaCTATTGAAGTAGGCATTTGGGTATAATCATCACTTGCtaaccaaataaaatatgtCACATTTAATACAAGATGGTTGTATTATTCCAAGGCACGTTAAGTGTAAAGTAATTAAGGTGGTTAGACAACATACATtatattaaatgtaaaatagtgataatatatcaaattatttataatatgtgttAATCTAAACGATACAcatatctttttaattaaatgaatatgcATACTAAAGAAAACCCCAAAGCACCATATACTCCTTGATGACGACAACGACTTCTCTCCTTAGTATAAAAACGAAGAAAAAAGTCATGTAAGAGGATCCTTCACTTTCAATCctttttgtaatcttttatagtcttttttttttttcaagtgttCTCGAGACaaacattatataaattttttcataatacTCTTTATAATTGTTCATAGTAAATACATGATAGAACAtcataataaactaaacaa contains:
- the LOC123219973 gene encoding KIN14B-interacting protein At4g14310, with the protein product MSSLPVHRQTDRGGGTKPQTPNSISNNFSSALKKSSSGKENPRLALRSQKPTMRSLPRVEKSAGENRDSRVRRSTSSAPRGRSQSPSEFIRVFSDVKKDKVARVTVEKKGSRDFNMKKTELGSNEKRHFSDFKENNAIGVKMEKKCEQEMNLSGVKVLRSSCEKDVYLTSTLGKRNGVISVNGSNEKRHEKGCPKSGSKVEISDTDVSFKHYDKIEKIGACVDLDLKESGQKSISDSKVLETSKGKGVNEEVSSTRVGINYPSKLHEKLTFLEGKVKRIASDIKRTKEMLDMNNPDATKVILSDIQEKISGIEKAMDNVAGDSEGKIAGVKYVGNDNSGSNIVEKSKCQRMESVNSLRGELKSEELEARLFPHHKLLRNRISLKSSSGSSGSLEPNTAGPSNNLKVEKLLSPIEDNPIALEFLASLNKDQSAVTFTDGQGGLDLECCEVLETDEAVNSGEQGLSNVFNGKSDADLILTTDERFDEFEDQENVPENITGKQTEDSCIYQLNEIGLKTSTGGWFVSEGESVLLAHDDGSCSFYDIANCEDKAVYNAPAGVSPTIWRDCWIIRAASADGCSGRYVVAASAGNTLDSGFCSWDFYTKDVRAFHVEGEGTTTSRRVLAPLPNNNMYTRNALSSVLLPESRQWWYKPCGPLIVSTATHQKVVKINDIRDGEQIMKWEVQKPVLAMDYSSPLQWRNRGKVVIAESESISLWDVNSQNPQALLSVSSSGRKISALHVNNTDAELGGGVRQRVSSAEAEGNDGVFCTHDLINILDFRHPTGVGLKIPKFGINVQSVYSRGDSVFLGCSNVRSTGKMQSSSQVQQFSLRKQKLFTTYSLSESSAHSSHSAITQVWGNSNLVMGVSGLGLFVFDALKDDELQPLTNEFNGNQKVREIIGPDDLYSPSFDYLGSRVLLISRDRPALWRYFT